One genomic region from Actinocatenispora thailandica encodes:
- a CDS encoding DUF1275 family protein — protein sequence MGPPALRVVPDTLLLVLAAGAGATDALSYLALGHVFTAVMTGNLALLGIAAGAGSGGAAVRSVVSLAAYVVGVAVCTRFLGHTRANDTDPWPVRVTHALGVQAVLQLLLFVGWLVAGGRPSGIGTGVLVAVSAVAMGFQARAVQALALPAGSTTYLTSTLTTVVSRITGGAPGRGLPRLVLLVAAMLAGAAVSAMLVETARLAAGVLPFALTGGTVLAATVLDLRHRHRH from the coding sequence GTGGGGCCGCCGGCCCTGCGCGTGGTCCCGGACACGCTGCTGCTGGTGCTCGCCGCCGGAGCCGGTGCCACCGACGCGCTGAGCTATCTGGCGCTCGGCCACGTGTTCACCGCGGTGATGACCGGCAACCTGGCGCTGCTGGGTATCGCCGCCGGTGCCGGGTCGGGCGGCGCCGCGGTGCGCTCGGTGGTGTCGCTGGCGGCGTACGTGGTCGGCGTCGCGGTGTGCACCCGGTTCCTCGGCCACACCCGGGCCAACGACACCGACCCCTGGCCGGTACGGGTCACCCACGCGCTCGGCGTGCAGGCGGTGCTGCAACTGCTGCTGTTCGTCGGCTGGCTGGTGGCCGGCGGCCGGCCGAGCGGGATCGGTACCGGCGTGCTGGTCGCGGTGTCCGCGGTGGCGATGGGCTTCCAGGCCCGTGCGGTGCAGGCGCTGGCCCTACCGGCCGGTTCCACGACCTACCTGACCAGCACCCTGACCACGGTGGTGAGCCGGATCACCGGCGGCGCGCCCGGCCGGGGGCTGCCCCGGCTGGTGCTGCTGGTGGCCGCGATGCTGGCCGGTGCGGCCGTGTCCGCGATGCTGGTGGAGACCGCCCGGCTCGCGGCCGGGGTACTGCCGTTCGCGCTCACCGGTGGCACCGTGCTGGCCGCGACGGTGCTCGACCTGCGGCACCGCCACCGGCACTGA
- a CDS encoding TetR/AcrR family transcriptional regulator C-terminal domain-containing protein, which translates to MAGGASRRRAGLSRDRVFEAALRIADTEGVEALSMRRLGRELGVEAMSLYHHVPDKAAIVAGLADRVFAEVTVPATDPAADWRTVLRGLLWTLRGTLLRHPGALPAVATHEVTAGPGLELYEAAMRLLHDAGFDLVEANYALNNLVTYTIGHCLAMAGRPPLGVAEPTTSQRRETAAALDRNRYPTVAAWLGQLGDAGYDADALYQQGLTALLDGLAEPAGAP; encoded by the coding sequence GTGGCCGGTGGTGCGTCCCGTCGGCGCGCCGGGCTCAGCCGCGACCGGGTGTTCGAGGCCGCGCTGCGCATCGCCGACACCGAGGGCGTCGAGGCGCTGTCGATGCGCCGGCTCGGCCGCGAACTCGGTGTCGAGGCGATGTCGCTGTACCACCACGTGCCGGACAAGGCGGCCATCGTCGCCGGGCTCGCCGACCGGGTGTTCGCGGAGGTCACCGTGCCGGCCACCGATCCGGCGGCGGACTGGCGGACGGTGCTGCGCGGCCTGCTGTGGACACTGCGCGGCACGCTGCTGCGGCACCCCGGCGCACTGCCGGCGGTGGCCACCCACGAGGTGACCGCCGGGCCGGGGCTCGAACTGTACGAAGCGGCGATGCGGCTGCTGCACGACGCCGGGTTCGACCTGGTCGAGGCGAACTACGCGCTGAACAACCTGGTCACCTACACGATCGGGCACTGCCTGGCGATGGCCGGCCGGCCCCCGCTCGGGGTCGCCGAACCGACCACCTCCCAGCGGCGCGAGACCGCCGCGGCACTCGACCGGAACCGGTACCCGACCGTCGCCGCCTGGCTCGGGCAACTCGGCGACGCGGGCTACGACGCGGACGCGCTGTACCAGCAGGGCCTGACCGCGCTGCTCGACGGCCTCGCCGAGCCAGCCGGCGCACCCTGA
- a CDS encoding aspartate-semialdehyde dehydrogenase: MRIGIVGATGQVGGVMRRILAEREFPADELRLFASARSAGRTLPWRDGEVTVEDAATADFRGLDIVLFSAGKGTSKTLAPKVAATGAVVVDNSSAWRMDPDVPLVVAEVNPQSLANRPRGIVANPNCTTMAAMPVLRPLHDAAGLVSMVVATYQAVSGSGLAGVAELDEQVRKVADGAAGLTFDGAAVQFPQPAKFVRPIAFNVLPYAGSLVDDGLGETDEEHKLRNESRKILSIPDLKVSGTCVRVPVFTGHSLQINARFAAPLSVERAHELLAAAPGVALSEVPTPLQAAGQDPSYVGRIRPDETVDNGLALFVSNDNLRKGAALNAVQIAELLCAER; this comes from the coding sequence ATGCGTATCGGGATTGTCGGAGCAACTGGCCAGGTCGGCGGCGTGATGCGCCGCATCCTCGCGGAGCGCGAGTTCCCGGCGGACGAGCTGCGGCTGTTCGCCTCGGCGCGGTCGGCGGGGCGCACACTGCCCTGGCGGGACGGCGAGGTGACGGTCGAGGACGCCGCCACCGCGGACTTCCGCGGGTTGGACATCGTGTTGTTCTCCGCCGGCAAGGGCACGTCCAAGACGCTCGCGCCGAAGGTCGCGGCGACCGGCGCCGTCGTGGTGGACAACTCGTCGGCATGGCGGATGGACCCGGACGTACCGCTGGTGGTGGCCGAGGTCAACCCGCAGTCGCTGGCGAACCGGCCACGCGGCATCGTGGCCAACCCGAACTGCACCACGATGGCCGCGATGCCGGTGCTGCGCCCGCTGCACGACGCGGCCGGGCTGGTGAGCATGGTGGTGGCCACCTACCAGGCGGTGTCCGGTTCCGGGCTGGCGGGCGTGGCGGAGCTGGACGAGCAGGTCCGGAAGGTGGCCGACGGGGCCGCCGGGCTCACCTTCGACGGCGCGGCGGTGCAGTTCCCGCAGCCGGCGAAGTTCGTCCGGCCGATCGCCTTCAACGTGTTGCCGTACGCGGGATCGCTGGTCGACGACGGCCTCGGTGAGACCGACGAGGAACACAAGCTGCGCAACGAGAGCCGCAAGATCCTGTCCATCCCGGACCTGAAGGTCTCCGGTACCTGCGTACGGGTGCCGGTGTTCACCGGGCACTCGCTGCAGATCAACGCCCGGTTCGCCGCGCCGCTGAGCGTCGAGCGGGCACACGAGCTGCTGGCCGCGGCGCCCGGTGTCGCGCTGTCGGAGGTCCCGACGCCGCTGCAGGCGGCCGGGCAGGACCCGAGCTACGTGGGCCGGATCCGGCCGGACGAGACGGTGGACAACGGGCTCGCGCTGTTCGTGTCCAACGACAACCTGCGCAAGGGCGCGGCGCTCAACGCCGTCCAGATCGCCGAACTGCTCTGCGCCGAGCGGTGA
- a CDS encoding DUF2784 domain-containing protein codes for MGYRWLAWALVAVHFGYLAYLLLGGFVALRWRWTLPVHLAAAGWAVAVVAGHLPCPLTAAQDAARHAAGLPPLTGGFLDSYVRGVFYPRGAGTLAQLVLGSAVLASWALVVLRWRRPWRECWSGRRS; via the coding sequence ATGGGCTATCGGTGGCTCGCCTGGGCGCTCGTCGCCGTGCACTTCGGCTACCTGGCGTACCTGCTGCTCGGCGGCTTCGTCGCGCTCCGTTGGCGGTGGACGCTGCCGGTGCACCTGGCCGCCGCCGGCTGGGCGGTCGCGGTCGTTGCGGGCCACCTGCCCTGCCCGCTGACCGCGGCGCAGGACGCGGCCCGGCACGCCGCCGGCCTGCCGCCGCTGACCGGCGGGTTCCTGGACAGCTACGTGCGCGGCGTGTTCTACCCGCGCGGTGCGGGGACGCTCGCCCAGCTGGTGCTCGGCTCGGCGGTACTGGCGTCCTGGGCACTGGTGGTGCTGCGCTGGCGGCGCCCGTGGCGCGAGTGTTGGTCGGGCCGCCGCAGTTGA
- a CDS encoding DNA translocase FtsK: MAGRTSATSRTRTSAKKKTGTASRATTRRAPARRPARRKPQRSASARAASGAFGGLARGVGFLARAVGRQAATARELDPAHRRDGLGLALLAFGIVLAVAVWFHAAGPVGAWVGYAVRWVLGAAAAALPVLLAFAAVRVLRQAPDPAHRGRHLVGWSALSLAALGLLHLFRGSPGTADGRGHAGGIVGDLVGGLLARAVTSWVAVPLLILLLLFGLLVVTATPLNRIPERFRRLRDLAMGRAAAPAAADGVDEPGEVSGPPVRLRRPSRRRQASRAEDPAPVSPAPAEDALDEPELPAQRKPRKKLTPPEHGPLPPPKVEQPVLSAAAGDYRLPSPELLRKGGPGKTRSRANDDAIAALQGVFEQFNVDAAVTGFTRGPTVTRYEIELGSGVKVERITQLSRNIAYAVKSPDVRIISPIPGKSAVGVEIPNTDREDVILGDVLRSAEATADPHPMVVALGKDIEGRNVVANLTKMPHILVAGATGSGKSSCINSLLVSILARATPDQVRLLLVDPKRVELTSYEGIPHLVTPIVTNPKKAADALAWVVREMDMRYDDLAAAGVRHVDDFNRKVLKGEITAPPGSEREYRPYPYLLVIVDELADLMMVAPRDVEDAIVRITQLARAAGIHLVLATQRPSVDVVTGLIKANVPSRLAFSTSSLGDSRVILDQPGAEKLIGRGDGLFLPMGASKPIRLQGAWVTEPEIHDLVKYCIDQRQPEFRDDVLTVAQESKKKIDEDIGDDLDLLLQAAELVVTSQFGSTSMLQRKLRVGFAKAGRLMDLMETRGVVGPSEGSKARDVLIKPDELEDMLASIRGENG; this comes from the coding sequence ATGGCTGGCCGGACGTCTGCCACGAGCCGTACCCGCACCTCGGCGAAGAAGAAGACGGGTACGGCTAGCCGTGCCACCACCCGCCGCGCCCCGGCCCGGCGCCCGGCCCGGCGCAAGCCGCAGCGGTCGGCGTCGGCGCGGGCCGCGAGCGGCGCGTTCGGCGGCCTGGCCCGCGGCGTCGGTTTCCTCGCCCGGGCGGTCGGCCGGCAGGCCGCCACCGCGCGGGAACTCGATCCGGCGCACCGCCGCGACGGCCTCGGCCTGGCGCTGCTCGCGTTCGGCATCGTGCTGGCAGTCGCGGTCTGGTTCCACGCCGCCGGCCCGGTCGGTGCCTGGGTGGGGTACGCGGTGCGCTGGGTGCTCGGCGCGGCGGCCGCGGCGCTGCCGGTGTTGCTGGCGTTCGCCGCGGTCCGGGTGCTGCGCCAGGCGCCCGACCCGGCCCACCGCGGCCGGCACCTGGTCGGCTGGAGCGCCCTGTCGCTCGCCGCGCTGGGCCTGCTGCACCTGTTTCGCGGCAGCCCGGGTACCGCGGACGGCCGCGGCCACGCCGGCGGCATCGTCGGCGACCTGGTCGGCGGCCTGCTCGCCCGCGCGGTGACCTCGTGGGTCGCGGTTCCGCTGCTGATCCTGCTGCTGCTGTTCGGCCTGCTGGTGGTGACCGCGACGCCGCTGAACCGGATCCCGGAGCGGTTCCGCCGGCTGCGCGATCTCGCCATGGGGCGGGCGGCGGCGCCGGCCGCCGCGGACGGCGTGGACGAGCCGGGCGAGGTCTCCGGTCCGCCGGTGCGGCTGCGTCGCCCGTCCCGGCGCCGGCAGGCCAGCCGCGCCGAGGACCCGGCCCCGGTCTCCCCGGCGCCCGCCGAGGACGCGCTCGACGAGCCGGAACTGCCGGCCCAGCGCAAGCCGCGCAAGAAGCTCACCCCGCCGGAGCACGGGCCGCTGCCGCCGCCGAAGGTGGAACAGCCGGTGCTGAGCGCAGCGGCCGGCGACTACCGGCTGCCGTCGCCCGAACTGCTCCGCAAGGGCGGCCCGGGCAAGACCCGCAGCCGCGCCAACGACGACGCGATCGCCGCGCTGCAGGGCGTCTTCGAGCAGTTCAACGTCGATGCGGCGGTCACCGGGTTCACCCGCGGTCCGACCGTCACCCGGTACGAGATCGAGCTCGGTTCGGGGGTGAAGGTCGAGCGGATCACCCAGCTGTCGCGCAACATCGCCTACGCGGTGAAGAGCCCGGACGTGCGGATCATCAGCCCGATCCCGGGCAAGTCCGCGGTCGGTGTGGAGATCCCGAACACCGACCGGGAGGACGTGATCCTCGGCGACGTGCTGCGCAGCGCCGAGGCGACCGCGGACCCGCACCCGATGGTGGTGGCGCTGGGCAAGGACATCGAGGGCCGCAACGTGGTGGCCAACCTGACCAAGATGCCGCACATCCTGGTCGCCGGCGCCACCGGCAGCGGCAAGTCGTCGTGCATCAACTCGCTGCTGGTGTCGATCCTGGCCCGGGCCACGCCGGACCAGGTGCGGCTGCTGCTGGTCGACCCGAAGCGGGTGGAGCTGACCAGCTACGAGGGCATCCCGCACCTGGTGACGCCGATCGTGACCAACCCGAAGAAGGCGGCCGACGCGCTCGCCTGGGTGGTGCGCGAGATGGACATGCGCTACGACGACCTGGCCGCCGCCGGGGTGCGACACGTCGACGACTTCAACCGCAAGGTGCTCAAGGGCGAGATCACCGCGCCGCCCGGCAGCGAGCGCGAGTACCGGCCCTACCCGTACCTGCTGGTGATCGTGGACGAGCTGGCCGACCTGATGATGGTGGCGCCGCGCGACGTGGAGGACGCGATCGTGCGCATCACCCAGCTCGCCCGCGCCGCCGGCATCCATCTGGTGCTCGCCACCCAGCGGCCCAGCGTCGACGTGGTCACCGGCCTGATCAAGGCGAACGTGCCGTCCCGGCTGGCGTTCTCCACCTCCTCGCTCGGCGACTCCCGGGTCATCCTGGACCAGCCGGGCGCGGAGAAGCTGATCGGCCGTGGCGACGGGCTGTTCCTGCCGATGGGCGCGAGCAAGCCGATCCGGTTGCAGGGCGCCTGGGTCACCGAGCCGGAGATTCACGACCTCGTCAAGTACTGCATCGACCAGCGGCAGCCGGAGTTCCGCGACGACGTGTTGACCGTCGCGCAGGAGAGCAAGAAGAAGATCGACGAGGACATCGGCGACGACCTGGATCTGCTGCTGCAGGCGGCCGAACTGGTGGTGACCTCGCAGTTCGGCTCCACCTCGATGCTGCAACGCAAGCTGCGGGTCGGTTTCGCCAAGGCGGGCCGGCTGATGGACCTGATGGAGACCCGCGGCGTGGTCGGCCCGTCCGAGGGGTCCAAGGCCCGCGACGTGCTGATCAAACCGGACGAGTTGGAGGACATGCTGGCCAGCATCCGCGGCGAGAACGGCTGA
- a CDS encoding CBU_0592 family membrane protein, giving the protein MTDILQIVGAVLVLAGFFASQLGAVDGRSLAYLIVNTLGSGVLAVLALLGREWGFLLLEGAWCLVALVSLVRVLGQARRQRPHLLRADRRTSSTG; this is encoded by the coding sequence ATGACCGACATCCTGCAGATCGTGGGCGCCGTGCTGGTGCTCGCCGGTTTCTTCGCCAGCCAGCTCGGCGCCGTGGACGGCCGTTCGCTGGCCTATCTGATCGTCAACACGCTCGGGTCCGGAGTGCTCGCGGTGCTCGCGTTGCTCGGCCGCGAATGGGGCTTCCTGCTGTTGGAGGGCGCCTGGTGCCTGGTCGCACTCGTCTCGCTGGTCCGGGTGCTCGGCCAGGCGCGGCGGCAGCGCCCGCACCTGCTGCGAGCCGACCGCCGGACCTCGTCGACCGGCTGA
- the rimO gene encoding 30S ribosomal protein S12 methylthiotransferase RimO has protein sequence MLTLGCARNEVDSEELAARLAADGWQVTGDSADADVVLVNTCGFIEQAKQDSIETLLDAGENGAKVVAAGCMAERYGRQLADSLPEADAVLGFDDYPDISDRLRTVLAGGSLTAHEPTDRRTLLPITPVERHAHPAPVPGHGGGDDHAPAHLKVLRFRLDDGPVASLKLASGCDRRCAFCAIPSFRGAYLSRTPDEIVAEAEWLAGQGVRELVLVSENSSSYGKDLGDPRALEKLLPQLAAVPGIVRVRVSYLQPAEMRPGLVEVIAGTPGVAAYFDLSFQHASEPLLRRMRRFGSTERFWDLLASARKIAPELGARTNVIVGFPGETEADVAELERFLTGAELDAVGVFGYSDEEGTEAVGMPDKVPADEVAARVNRLSALVDELVAQRAEDRLDSAVEVLVDRVVDGEVEGRAAHQAPEVDGTTTLEAGGAVDPASLRPGDLVRARVIGTVGVDLTAVVEQVLDPAAGGGQSGGRD, from the coding sequence ATGCTCACCCTCGGGTGCGCCCGTAACGAGGTCGACTCCGAGGAGTTGGCCGCCCGCCTCGCCGCCGACGGCTGGCAGGTCACCGGCGACAGTGCCGATGCCGACGTGGTCCTCGTCAACACCTGCGGTTTCATCGAACAGGCCAAGCAGGACTCGATCGAGACCCTGCTGGACGCGGGGGAGAACGGCGCCAAGGTCGTCGCCGCCGGCTGCATGGCCGAGCGGTACGGGCGGCAGCTCGCGGACAGCCTGCCGGAGGCCGATGCGGTGCTCGGCTTCGACGACTATCCGGACATCTCGGACCGGCTGCGGACAGTTCTCGCCGGCGGGTCGCTGACCGCGCACGAGCCGACGGACCGCCGCACGCTGCTGCCGATCACCCCGGTCGAGCGGCACGCGCACCCGGCGCCGGTGCCCGGCCACGGTGGCGGCGACGACCACGCGCCGGCGCACCTGAAGGTGCTGCGGTTCCGGCTCGACGACGGCCCGGTCGCGTCGTTGAAGCTCGCCTCCGGCTGCGACCGGCGGTGCGCGTTCTGCGCCATCCCGTCGTTCCGTGGCGCCTACCTGTCGCGTACCCCGGACGAGATCGTCGCCGAGGCCGAGTGGCTGGCCGGGCAGGGCGTCCGCGAACTGGTGCTGGTCAGCGAGAACTCCTCGTCGTACGGCAAGGATCTGGGCGATCCGCGGGCCCTGGAGAAGCTGCTGCCGCAGCTCGCCGCGGTCCCCGGCATCGTCCGGGTGCGGGTCAGCTACCTGCAACCGGCGGAGATGCGCCCCGGCCTGGTCGAGGTGATCGCCGGGACCCCGGGCGTCGCCGCGTACTTCGACCTGTCGTTCCAGCACGCGAGCGAGCCACTGCTGCGCCGGATGCGCCGGTTCGGTTCCACCGAGCGGTTCTGGGACCTGCTCGCCTCGGCCCGCAAGATCGCGCCGGAGCTCGGCGCCCGGACCAACGTGATCGTGGGTTTCCCGGGCGAGACCGAGGCCGACGTGGCCGAGCTGGAGCGGTTCCTGACCGGCGCGGAGCTCGACGCGGTCGGCGTGTTCGGCTACAGCGACGAGGAGGGCACCGAGGCCGTCGGGATGCCCGACAAGGTGCCCGCCGACGAGGTGGCGGCGCGCGTCAACCGGCTCTCCGCGCTGGTCGACGAGCTGGTCGCGCAGCGCGCCGAGGACCGGCTGGACAGCGCGGTCGAGGTGCTGGTCGACCGGGTCGTCGACGGCGAGGTCGAGGGCCGTGCCGCGCACCAGGCGCCCGAGGTGGACGGTACGACGACGCTCGAGGCCGGCGGCGCGGTCGACCCCGCGTCGTTGCGTCCCGGCGACCTGGTCCGGGCGCGAGTCATCGGCACCGTGGGGGTGGACCTGACCGCGGTCGTGGAACAGGTACTCGACCCGGCGGCCGGCGGAGGGCAGAGTGGTGGCCGTGACTGA
- the pgsA gene encoding CDP-diacylglycerol--glycerol-3-phosphate 3-phosphatidyltransferase — translation MVNPANALTALRLVLVPVFVWISVASGLVAADWRIVACVVFCVASVTDFADGWLARARNLVTPFGKVADPIADKALTGTALLVLSVYAGLPWWMTVLILVREAGVTVLRFWVLRHGVIAASRGGKIKTVLQILGIAWYLAPWPDPVSAVGFWIMLAALLVTVGTGIDYVFRALALRRTAADQS, via the coding sequence CTGGTGAACCCGGCGAACGCGCTGACCGCGCTGCGGCTGGTGCTGGTGCCGGTGTTCGTCTGGATCTCGGTTGCCTCCGGCCTGGTCGCCGCCGACTGGCGAATCGTCGCCTGTGTGGTGTTCTGTGTCGCGTCGGTGACCGACTTCGCGGACGGGTGGCTGGCCCGGGCCCGCAACCTCGTCACCCCGTTCGGCAAGGTCGCCGACCCGATCGCGGACAAGGCGCTCACCGGTACCGCGCTGCTCGTGCTGTCGGTGTACGCGGGGCTGCCGTGGTGGATGACGGTGCTGATCCTGGTCCGCGAGGCGGGCGTGACGGTGCTGCGGTTCTGGGTGCTGCGGCACGGAGTGATCGCGGCCAGCCGCGGCGGCAAGATCAAGACGGTGCTGCAGATACTCGGCATCGCGTGGTACCTCGCCCCCTGGCCGGATCCGGTGTCCGCCGTCGGGTTCTGGATCATGCTGGCGGCGCTGCTGGTCACCGTGGGCACCGGCATCGACTACGTGTTCCGCGCGCTCGCCCTGCGCCGCACCGCCGCCGACCAGTCGTGA
- a CDS encoding CinA family protein has translation MTAPVEVVAELARRGETLATAESLTAGQLAGTVADVPGASAVLRGGLIVYAVDLKASLAGVSERLLAEHGPVHPEVARQLAAGARERCGATWGLATTGVAGPEPHGGQPAGTVYVGLAGPGVLRAERLTLPGDRAAVRAGTVAAALELLLRSLPAA, from the coding sequence GTGACCGCGCCGGTCGAGGTGGTCGCGGAGCTGGCCCGGCGCGGTGAGACGCTCGCCACGGCCGAGTCGCTGACCGCCGGGCAGCTGGCCGGCACGGTCGCCGACGTGCCGGGGGCGAGCGCGGTGCTGCGCGGCGGCCTGATCGTGTACGCGGTCGATCTGAAGGCCTCGCTCGCCGGCGTCAGCGAGCGCCTGCTCGCCGAGCACGGCCCGGTGCACCCCGAGGTGGCCCGGCAGCTCGCCGCGGGCGCCCGCGAGCGCTGCGGCGCGACCTGGGGTTTGGCCACCACCGGGGTGGCCGGTCCGGAACCGCACGGCGGTCAGCCGGCGGGCACCGTCTACGTCGGGCTGGCCGGGCCCGGGGTGCTGCGCGCCGAGCGGCTCACGCTGCCGGGGGACCGCGCCGCGGTACGCGCCGGTACCGTCGCGGCCGCGCTGGAGCTGCTGCTGCGGTCGCTGCCGGCGGCCTGA
- a CDS encoding helix-turn-helix domain-containing protein gives MVLLRRVLGDTLRERRLDQRRTLRDVSTEAKVSLGYLSELERGQKEASSELLASICEALGVHLSDVLREVSDTVALAEEMAGVLAPVGADGSEAPEPAAEPVPAGANALAGGAVSAAAVQQGAVTSSVAMRGRPTLARSVGPAARRSTREVVCAA, from the coding sequence ATGGTCCTGCTGCGCAGGGTCCTGGGTGACACGCTGCGTGAACGGCGGCTGGACCAGCGCCGCACGCTTCGGGACGTGTCGACCGAGGCCAAGGTGAGCCTGGGTTACCTGTCCGAGCTGGAGCGCGGGCAGAAGGAGGCCTCCAGCGAGCTGCTGGCCTCGATCTGCGAGGCGCTCGGCGTGCACCTGTCCGACGTGCTGCGCGAGGTGAGCGACACGGTCGCGCTGGCCGAGGAGATGGCGGGGGTGCTCGCTCCGGTCGGGGCCGACGGGTCCGAGGCGCCCGAACCGGCCGCCGAGCCGGTCCCCGCTGGGGCGAACGCGCTGGCCGGTGGTGCGGTGTCGGCAGCCGCGGTGCAGCAGGGCGCAGTCACCAGCTCGGTGGCGATGCGGGGGCGGCCGACCCTGGCGCGCTCGGTCGGCCCGGCTGCGCGTCGGTCGACACGCGAAGTGGTCTGCGCGGCCTGA
- a CDS encoding PspA/IM30 family protein: protein MANPFVKGWRYLMALFGAKIDEYADPKVQIQQAIEDAQHQHQALTQQAAAVIGNQRQLEMKLSRQMSQVEQFQGQAKQALVMADKARADGDETKAQQFEQTAQVLATQLVSAEQSMEDLKTLHDQSIAAAQQARKAVDDNAMMLKQKLAERTKLLSQLEQAKMQEQVASSLQSMSDLAAPGNTPSLDEVRDKIERRYANAMGRAELAQNSVEGRMLEVQKSSLDMAGNARLEQIRASMAGEQLTSAPAQKAVESGSAEAADAEQSAGVARLEQLRANMNKNGSQDASAG, encoded by the coding sequence ATGGCGAACCCGTTCGTCAAGGGCTGGCGATACCTGATGGCGCTGTTCGGTGCCAAGATCGACGAATACGCCGATCCGAAGGTGCAGATCCAGCAGGCGATCGAAGACGCGCAGCACCAGCATCAGGCGCTCACGCAGCAGGCTGCCGCGGTCATCGGTAACCAGCGACAGCTGGAGATGAAGCTCTCCCGGCAGATGTCGCAGGTGGAGCAGTTCCAGGGGCAGGCCAAGCAGGCGCTGGTGATGGCCGACAAGGCGCGGGCCGACGGCGACGAGACCAAGGCGCAGCAGTTCGAGCAGACCGCGCAGGTGCTCGCCACCCAGCTGGTCTCCGCCGAGCAGTCGATGGAAGACCTCAAGACGCTGCACGACCAGTCGATCGCGGCCGCCCAGCAGGCCCGCAAGGCGGTCGACGACAACGCGATGATGCTCAAGCAGAAGCTCGCCGAGCGCACCAAGCTGCTCAGCCAGCTCGAGCAGGCCAAGATGCAGGAGCAGGTGGCCAGCTCGTTGCAGAGCATGTCCGACCTGGCCGCGCCGGGCAACACGCCGTCGCTGGACGAGGTCCGGGACAAGATCGAGCGTCGCTACGCCAACGCGATGGGTCGCGCCGAGCTGGCGCAGAACTCGGTCGAGGGCCGGATGCTCGAGGTGCAGAAGTCGAGCCTGGACATGGCCGGCAACGCCCGGCTGGAGCAGATCCGGGCCAGCATGGCCGGTGAGCAGCTGACCAGTGCACCGGCGCAGAAGGCGGTCGAGTCCGGTTCGGCCGAGGCCGCCGACGCCGAGCAGAGCGCCGGGGTTGCCCGGTTGGAGCAGCTGCGCGCCAACATGAACAAGAACGGCAGCCAGGACGCCTCGGCGGGCTGA
- the pspM gene encoding phage shock envelope stress response protein PspM → MAETREQRLRRLGRLRRAFRRWVVLGAGLTGAAAVLTPYAGVGLPDAAWAAGAGVSVALAVFRWRDYRALAAVPLPPERPQVGAGEAVRQAMRSALAANPLARAAVDEVSRRAERRKYGDTAAAAPMARLTTAMHTLDDVRAGTRTQFIDEALAEAADGERALRDLAHRLLTVEKASRFAGPAEAPTLASARQTLSGQLADGVATYERLAAATAAAAASGVGVETGAQHRLTEAADRMAAFAAGLAELREPAS, encoded by the coding sequence ATGGCCGAGACGCGAGAGCAGCGGCTGCGCCGGTTGGGCAGACTGCGCCGCGCCTTCCGGCGCTGGGTGGTCCTCGGCGCCGGGCTGACCGGCGCCGCGGCGGTGCTCACTCCGTACGCGGGGGTGGGGCTGCCGGACGCGGCTTGGGCGGCCGGCGCGGGTGTCTCGGTGGCGCTCGCGGTCTTCCGGTGGCGCGACTACCGCGCCCTCGCCGCCGTGCCGTTGCCGCCGGAGCGGCCGCAGGTGGGTGCCGGCGAGGCGGTGCGGCAGGCGATGCGCTCCGCACTCGCGGCGAATCCGCTGGCCCGCGCCGCCGTGGACGAGGTGAGCCGACGGGCCGAGCGGCGCAAGTACGGCGACACTGCCGCGGCGGCGCCGATGGCCCGGCTGACCACCGCGATGCACACCCTCGACGACGTCCGGGCCGGTACGCGTACCCAGTTCATCGACGAGGCGCTGGCCGAGGCGGCCGACGGGGAACGGGCGCTGCGTGACCTGGCGCACCGGCTGCTCACGGTGGAGAAGGCGTCCCGGTTCGCCGGACCGGCCGAGGCACCGACCCTCGCCTCGGCCCGGCAGACGCTGTCCGGCCAGCTCGCCGACGGGGTGGCGACCTACGAGCGGCTGGCCGCCGCGACGGCCGCGGCGGCGGCCAGCGGTGTCGGCGTCGAGACCGGCGCCCAGCACCGGCTGACCGAGGCGGCGGATCGGATGGCCGCGTTCGCCGCCGGGCTGGCCGAGCTGCGCGAACCGGCCAGCTGA